A stretch of Ectothiorhodospiraceae bacterium BW-2 DNA encodes these proteins:
- the recD gene encoding exodeoxyribonuclease V subunit alpha gives MSSPLNPLTFPLHNIRLIEASAGTGKTTTVTKLLAALQQQAEGKLTIALTAPTGKATARLTESIVGALSQLPTSSAAHLPTRAMTLHRLLGVQLHHQSFRHHAGRPLVEDVVVVDEASMVDLELMAALMQALRPEARLILLGDKDQLASVEAGAVLGELCRGAEQGGYDDATLKQMQPYTTADLTPWQGEGSRINQATVMLRHSYRFGGAIGQLAMAVNRGEIEQSLQQLRASEGAESSLRWVQLKRVNDNALKTVVIEAMGRWLKTISVTGSGDEEARQLLQQLRQFQLLCALKEGEWGASEMNRHIKAWLQQADRVASGHEWYVGRPVIVLRNNYALGLMNGDVGITLRRADGQLRVAFERLPKSGTKREIQWVLPSRLGEVESSYALTVHKSQGSEFDHCALLLPPYTTPLLTRELLYTAITRAKSRFTLFAAKRQVLAQCIENRILRSSGLAEGL, from the coding sequence ATGTCCTCCCCCCTCAATCCGCTTACCTTTCCACTGCACAACATTCGGCTGATAGAGGCCAGTGCCGGCACCGGCAAAACTACCACAGTCACCAAGCTGTTAGCGGCGCTACAACAGCAGGCCGAGGGTAAACTAACTATCGCCCTAACCGCGCCAACCGGAAAAGCGACCGCACGACTGACCGAATCGATTGTTGGGGCACTCTCACAGCTCCCCACCTCATCGGCTGCCCACCTACCGACCCGCGCTATGACGCTACATCGCCTGCTAGGCGTACAGCTACACCACCAGAGCTTTCGCCACCACGCCGGCCGACCGCTAGTCGAAGATGTGGTGGTGGTCGATGAGGCCTCCATGGTCGATTTAGAGCTGATGGCGGCGCTGATGCAGGCACTGCGGCCAGAGGCGCGACTGATTCTGCTAGGTGATAAAGATCAACTCGCCTCGGTCGAAGCGGGTGCGGTGCTAGGTGAGCTCTGCCGTGGTGCTGAGCAGGGGGGGTACGACGACGCCACCTTAAAACAGATGCAACCCTATACCACCGCCGATTTAACCCCTTGGCAAGGTGAGGGGAGTCGCATCAATCAGGCCACGGTGATGTTGCGCCACAGCTACCGCTTTGGCGGTGCGATTGGTCAGCTAGCTATGGCGGTTAATCGCGGTGAGATCGAGCAGAGCCTCCAGCAACTTAGGGCGAGCGAGGGCGCGGAGAGCTCCCTGCGCTGGGTACAACTTAAGCGAGTCAACGATAACGCCCTAAAAACAGTCGTCATTGAGGCGATGGGGAGGTGGCTAAAAACCATCTCAGTGACAGGGAGTGGTGATGAGGAGGCGCGACAGCTACTACAACAGCTACGCCAGTTCCAACTCCTCTGTGCCCTCAAAGAGGGGGAGTGGGGGGCCAGTGAGATGAATCGCCACATCAAAGCTTGGCTACAGCAGGCAGATAGGGTCGCTAGCGGCCATGAGTGGTATGTGGGACGACCGGTCATTGTGCTGCGCAATAACTACGCTTTAGGCCTGATGAATGGCGATGTCGGCATCACCCTACGACGGGCCGATGGCCAGCTAAGAGTCGCCTTTGAACGCCTGCCAAAGAGCGGCACAAAGCGAGAGATTCAGTGGGTATTACCGAGCCGTTTAGGGGAGGTAGAGAGTAGCTACGCCCTCACTGTGCATAAATCGCAAGGCTCTGAGTTTGACCACTGTGCGCTACTATTACCCCCCTACACCACGCCATTACTGACGCGGGAGCTACTCTATACCGCGATAACTCGGGCAAAATCACGCTTTACCCTGTTTGCCGCTAAGAGACAGGTGTTAGCACAGTGTATTGAGAACCGCATTCTACGCAGTAGCGGCCTAGCTGAAGGACTTTGA